One window of Candidatus Binataceae bacterium genomic DNA carries:
- the aroC gene encoding chorismate synthase, with amino-acid sequence MLRFLTAGESHGPELVAVVEGVPAGFHIDLAAINNDLARRQKGYGRGGRMLIEKDEARPVSGIRFGTTMGSPITFIVENRDFKNWTKRMSADPADRGEAKVVTRPRPGHADLAGILKYDLDDIRDVLERASARETTARVAIGGLAKELLKPFGITVLGYCVSIGATEAKTPENLSLEELARVTEESQVRVADPEAEKKIIAEIDACKGTGDTLGGIVEVVAVGLPVGLGSYVQWDRKLDARLAFALMSLQATKGVEFGIGFTAGRVRGSALHDEIGYDREERRFTRHSNNSGGSEGGMSTGEPLRVRVAFKPLSTLMQPLRSVDAKTKEEALGTIERSDVCAIPAAAVIAESVVAFVLAQMFIEKFGGDSLTEITRNWQGYLEQVRDY; translated from the coding sequence ATGCTGCGTTTTCTGACTGCCGGTGAATCTCACGGCCCCGAACTTGTCGCGGTGGTCGAGGGCGTGCCCGCCGGCTTCCATATCGACCTTGCCGCAATCAACAACGACCTCGCGCGTCGCCAGAAAGGTTATGGCCGCGGCGGCCGCATGCTGATCGAAAAAGACGAAGCGCGTCCCGTCTCCGGAATCCGCTTCGGCACGACGATGGGCAGCCCGATCACGTTCATTGTCGAGAACCGCGACTTCAAAAACTGGACGAAGCGGATGTCGGCCGACCCCGCTGATCGCGGCGAAGCGAAAGTCGTCACGCGGCCGCGCCCGGGACATGCCGACCTCGCCGGCATTCTCAAGTACGATCTGGACGATATCCGCGACGTGCTGGAACGCGCGTCGGCGCGCGAGACCACCGCGCGCGTAGCGATCGGCGGCCTCGCGAAGGAACTCCTCAAACCGTTCGGCATTACCGTGCTCGGCTACTGCGTGAGTATCGGCGCGACCGAGGCGAAAACGCCTGAGAATCTCAGCCTCGAAGAGCTGGCGCGTGTCACCGAGGAATCGCAGGTACGCGTTGCGGATCCCGAAGCCGAGAAGAAGATCATCGCGGAGATCGATGCTTGCAAGGGCACCGGCGACACTCTTGGCGGTATCGTCGAAGTGGTCGCGGTGGGGCTCCCGGTCGGCCTCGGCAGCTACGTGCAATGGGATCGCAAGCTCGATGCGCGCCTCGCGTTCGCGCTGATGAGCCTGCAGGCGACCAAGGGCGTGGAGTTCGGAATCGGATTTACGGCAGGGCGCGTGCGTGGCTCTGCCCTGCACGACGAGATCGGATACGACCGCGAGGAGCGGCGCTTCACGCGCCATTCGAACAACTCTGGCGGCAGCGAAGGCGGGATGAGCACGGGTGAGCCGCTGCGGGTGCGCGTCGCGTTCAAGCCGCTCTCCACACTGATGCAGCCACTGCGCTCGGTCGATGCGAAGACCAAAGAGGAAGCGCTCGGCACGATCGAGCGTTCCGATGTGTGCGCAATTCCCGCCGCCGCGGTGATCGCGGAGTCGGTAGTAGCGTTCGTGCTGGCACAGATGTTTATCGAAAAATTTGGCGGCGACTCGCTGACTGAAATTACGCGCAACTGGCAGGGCTATCTCGAACAAGTGCGCGACTATTGA
- the priA gene encoding primosomal protein N' gives MVTQANVVLVGATRGFDALTYAVPPALADRVAPGHRVLAPLRSRKVTGVVTATGDDLSSANLKPLLEVLDERPLFDQAHLELMAFLASYYMAPLADAYRSVVPSVARIESRAAYALGRAPDPLARATFTRVERAVFDALARRAMTSSQLEKLGPPSEVRNAISRMLNDGFAVRKDTTRGRHRETADLVARVVPGAQLDTIRGPKQREVVAALEPGGAAGRLLDELKVEIEGLMPVLRSLERRGLVAIEKAERAAPNMLPGFDLTDEQRLTVDAIAPAIASRRFETFLLWGVTASGKTEVYLNLAARTIAAGRNVLVMVPEIALADEIVRAFRARFGAMVGVAHSAQNVAERWASWMAALGGTTRIMIGPRSVIFAPLADAGLIVVDEEHDAAYKNEEGIRYHGRDLAVAFGGFSKCPVVMGSATPSAESFANARRGRYRLLRLTRRINDRPLAQVEVIDMRRENAESPAKPPPSTNGNSESAAADAIPLSTTLIEALKANLVARGQSMVFLNRRGYHNFLQCHTCGVVIACPDCSVSMTFHLRDRSLRCHYCGNRMAAPDECPECHAFGLRGEGFGTERLQQRLAELLPEAHIERMDSDTSGRKGARARILAELRAGEIDVLIGTQMITKGFDFPGVTLAAVVLADLGLNMPDFRSAERTFQLLTQVAGRAGRGERPGRVIIQTYAPNHYSIRAARDQDYARFIRRELQLRRELMYPPFARLAMVRIEGAEPRLVARVADAVAASLARAASPEGIRVLGPAPAPIERIKQRYRWQVMIKSRELRPMRAALASMRSEVGPQAERDHVYLITDVDPVRML, from the coding sequence GTGGTAACGCAAGCAAACGTAGTGCTGGTCGGCGCGACGCGCGGATTCGATGCGCTCACCTATGCCGTCCCGCCTGCGCTTGCCGATCGCGTGGCTCCAGGGCATCGCGTGCTCGCGCCGCTGCGCTCGCGCAAGGTCACCGGCGTCGTCACCGCGACCGGAGACGATCTTTCTAGCGCCAATCTCAAGCCGCTGCTCGAAGTTCTCGACGAGCGTCCGCTTTTCGACCAGGCCCATCTCGAGTTGATGGCGTTCCTTGCCTCCTACTACATGGCGCCGCTCGCCGACGCTTATCGCAGCGTCGTGCCTTCCGTCGCACGCATCGAATCGCGGGCCGCTTATGCGCTCGGCCGAGCGCCCGACCCTCTCGCCCGCGCCACATTCACCCGCGTTGAGCGGGCAGTATTCGATGCGCTCGCGCGCCGTGCGATGACATCGAGTCAACTCGAAAAGCTGGGCCCGCCGAGCGAAGTTCGCAACGCAATTTCGCGGATGCTGAACGACGGCTTCGCCGTGCGCAAAGATACGACGCGCGGACGCCATCGCGAGACCGCCGATCTCGTCGCGCGGGTCGTCCCTGGCGCGCAGCTCGATACGATTCGCGGCCCCAAGCAGCGCGAAGTCGTCGCGGCGCTCGAACCTGGCGGCGCTGCGGGGCGCCTGCTCGATGAACTCAAAGTCGAAATCGAAGGACTGATGCCAGTGCTGCGCAGCCTCGAGCGCCGCGGCCTTGTCGCGATCGAAAAAGCCGAGCGTGCCGCTCCCAATATGCTCCCCGGGTTCGACCTCACCGATGAGCAACGGCTCACCGTCGATGCGATCGCGCCCGCGATCGCGAGCCGCCGCTTCGAGACGTTCCTGCTCTGGGGCGTTACCGCGAGCGGCAAGACCGAGGTCTATCTGAATCTCGCCGCGCGCACGATCGCCGCCGGCCGCAACGTGCTCGTGATGGTCCCCGAGATCGCGCTCGCCGACGAAATCGTGCGCGCGTTCCGCGCCCGCTTCGGCGCGATGGTGGGCGTCGCGCACAGCGCGCAGAACGTCGCCGAACGATGGGCAAGCTGGATGGCGGCGCTCGGCGGCACGACGCGAATCATGATCGGCCCGCGCTCCGTGATCTTCGCGCCACTCGCCGACGCGGGCTTGATCGTTGTCGATGAAGAACACGACGCCGCCTACAAAAACGAGGAAGGCATCCGCTATCACGGCCGCGACCTTGCCGTTGCGTTCGGGGGATTCTCGAAGTGCCCGGTCGTGATGGGCTCGGCGACGCCGTCGGCCGAATCATTCGCCAACGCGCGCCGCGGACGCTACCGTCTGCTGCGCCTGACGCGCCGAATCAACGATCGCCCGCTCGCGCAGGTCGAAGTAATCGACATGCGGCGCGAGAACGCCGAATCTCCCGCCAAACCGCCGCCCTCCACGAATGGAAACAGTGAAAGCGCTGCTGCAGATGCGATCCCGCTTTCCACGACTCTCATCGAAGCGCTCAAAGCCAACCTCGTCGCGCGCGGCCAGAGCATGGTGTTCCTCAACCGCCGCGGCTATCACAATTTTCTCCAGTGCCACACCTGCGGCGTCGTGATCGCCTGTCCCGACTGCTCGGTGAGCATGACGTTTCATCTGCGCGATCGCTCGCTTCGATGCCATTATTGCGGCAACCGGATGGCCGCGCCGGACGAATGTCCCGAATGCCACGCCTTCGGCCTGCGCGGTGAGGGTTTCGGCACCGAGCGCCTGCAGCAGCGGCTCGCGGAGCTCTTGCCCGAAGCGCATATCGAGCGGATGGACTCCGATACGAGCGGGCGCAAGGGCGCGCGCGCTCGAATCCTGGCCGAACTCCGCGCCGGCGAAATCGATGTCCTGATCGGCACGCAGATGATCACCAAAGGTTTCGATTTCCCTGGCGTGACGCTCGCCGCCGTGGTGCTCGCCGACCTCGGCCTCAATATGCCCGACTTCCGCTCCGCCGAGCGCACCTTTCAGTTGCTGACGCAGGTCGCGGGACGCGCGGGACGCGGCGAGCGTCCCGGCCGCGTGATAATCCAGACCTACGCGCCCAACCATTACAGTATTCGCGCCGCGCGCGATCAGGATTACGCGCGTTTCATCCGCCGCGAGTTGCAATTGCGCCGCGAGCTGATGTATCCGCCCTTTGCGCGCCTTGCGATGGTGCGGATCGAAGGCGCGGAGCCGCGGCTCGTCGCGCGCGTGGCTGACGCCGTGGCCGCCTCGCTCGCGCGCGCCGCTTCGCCTGAGGGCATCCGGGTGTTGGGCCCCGCGCCGGCGCCAATCGAGCGCATCAAGCAGCGCTACCGATGGCAGGTGATGATAAAGTCGCGCGAGTTGCGCCCGATGCGTGCGGCGCTCGCTTCGATGCGCTCGGAAGTCGGCCCGCAGGCGGAGCGCGATCACGTCTATCTGATTACGGATGTCGATCCGGTTAGGATGCTGTAA
- a CDS encoding alpha/beta hydrolase, with product MSEHEHQEVHHVPPARHSFEVTLRDGAIIRVRQHGKPDAPRLMLSHGNGLAIDGYLPFWGPLRERYEVVLFDMRNHGRNPLHTLEGHSWANFPDDMETIYQAIDRELGAKPAAGVFHSMSAVVAAIHSLSHGRRFDALVLFDPPIVPREGHDLLKHFQKTDKGGLADRARRRPPSYKDPMELARQFERRFKRWRPEAYELMARATLRHDRASDEWVLACPREYEAHVFSSTSDVNLWTRLAHSPVPIKLVCGDPTLEGADAPTLIGKALAEDTGINYESIPETSHFLQIERPEECIRAMEDFLRPLGLGAV from the coding sequence ATGAGTGAGCATGAGCATCAGGAAGTTCATCATGTGCCGCCGGCGCGGCATTCGTTCGAAGTCACGCTTCGCGACGGCGCGATTATCCGCGTGCGGCAGCACGGCAAGCCCGACGCGCCGCGGCTCATGCTGAGTCACGGCAATGGCCTCGCGATCGATGGCTACCTGCCATTCTGGGGCCCGCTCCGCGAGCGCTACGAAGTCGTGCTGTTCGACATGCGCAATCATGGACGCAATCCCTTGCACACGCTCGAAGGCCATTCGTGGGCGAATTTTCCCGACGACATGGAAACGATTTACCAGGCGATAGATCGCGAACTCGGCGCGAAGCCTGCCGCGGGTGTGTTTCACTCAATGTCCGCCGTGGTCGCCGCGATCCATTCACTTTCGCACGGCCGCCGCTTCGATGCGCTGGTGCTGTTCGATCCGCCGATCGTGCCGCGCGAGGGTCACGATCTGCTGAAGCATTTTCAGAAAACCGATAAGGGCGGACTCGCCGATCGCGCGCGGCGCCGGCCGCCGAGTTACAAGGATCCGATGGAGCTGGCGCGGCAGTTCGAGCGGCGCTTCAAGCGCTGGCGGCCCGAGGCCTACGAGCTGATGGCGCGCGCGACTCTCCGTCACGATCGCGCGAGCGACGAATGGGTGCTCGCCTGCCCGCGCGAGTACGAGGCGCACGTGTTTTCATCGACCAGCGACGTCAACCTGTGGACGCGCCTCGCGCACAGCCCGGTCCCGATCAAACTGGTATGCGGTGACCCGACGCTGGAAGGCGCCGACGCTCCAACGCTGATCGGCAAGGCGCTCGCCGAGGACACCGGCATCAACTACGAGTCGATCCCGGAAACATCGCACTTCCTCCAAATCGAGCGCCCCGAGGAATGCATCCGCGCAATGGAGGACTTCCTGCGCCCGCTCGGCCTCGGCGCCGTATGA
- a CDS encoding DUF308 domain-containing protein has product MAASATPGIFERARSQWGWVLAMGIGLIVLGFIALTDTVVATLVSVTLLGWILIFTGIFHAVNWFRGREVRSVWHLISFVLDLVVGGLLLVDPGMGALTLTLVLAIFLLVGGSMRLFYAISSSAPHRGWAILDGGISALLGILLWVHWPASGVWFIGFAVGVQLIFRGWSWIILAMWLRKPPAAGGPMAPSPA; this is encoded by the coding sequence ATGGCTGCATCGGCAACGCCCGGGATCTTCGAACGCGCGCGCTCACAATGGGGATGGGTTTTAGCGATGGGCATCGGGCTCATCGTGCTTGGTTTTATTGCACTCACGGATACGGTGGTCGCAACGCTGGTGTCGGTGACACTGCTCGGATGGATCCTGATCTTCACGGGAATTTTCCATGCTGTGAACTGGTTCCGCGGGCGCGAAGTGCGCAGCGTCTGGCATTTGATCAGCTTTGTGCTGGACCTCGTCGTCGGCGGGCTGTTGCTGGTCGATCCAGGGATGGGCGCGCTGACGTTGACGCTCGTGCTGGCGATCTTCCTGCTGGTCGGCGGCTCAATGCGCCTGTTCTATGCAATCTCGTCATCGGCGCCGCATCGCGGATGGGCGATACTCGACGGCGGCATCTCCGCGCTCTTGGGAATTTTGCTGTGGGTGCATTGGCCGGCATCGGGCGTATGGTTCATCGGCTTCGCAGTTGGCGTGCAACTAATCTTCCGCGGCTGGTCGTGGATCATCCTCGCGATGTGGCTAAGAAAACCACCCGCGGCAGGCGGCCCGATGGCACCGTCGCCCGCGTAG
- the def gene encoding peptide deformylase: MALLKIRKFPDDVLKQPAKPVANINGKLAGLIDSMTQTMYAAPGVGLAAPQVGESQRVVVIDTDHENPGKHLLKLINPEIVEAEGKIIWEEGCLSVIDYNADVERAQRVLVRAWTPEQKQIEIEADELLAVALQHEIDHLDGKLFIDRISRIKRELYKRKLNKMIKEGKADLERPSKVRI, encoded by the coding sequence ATGGCGCTTCTCAAAATCAGAAAATTTCCCGACGACGTTTTGAAACAGCCGGCCAAGCCGGTCGCGAATATCAACGGCAAGCTGGCGGGTCTTATCGATAGCATGACGCAGACGATGTACGCCGCGCCGGGCGTGGGTCTCGCCGCGCCGCAGGTGGGCGAATCGCAGCGCGTCGTCGTGATCGATACCGATCACGAAAATCCCGGCAAGCATCTGCTCAAGCTCATCAACCCGGAAATCGTCGAAGCCGAGGGTAAGATCATCTGGGAAGAAGGATGTCTGTCGGTCATCGATTACAATGCCGATGTCGAGCGCGCGCAGCGCGTGCTGGTGCGCGCGTGGACGCCCGAACAGAAGCAGATCGAAATCGAAGCCGACGAGCTGCTCGCCGTGGCGCTGCAGCATGAGATCGATCACCTCGACGGCAAGCTCTTCATCGATCGCATCAGCCGCATCAAGCGCGAGCTGTACAAACGCAAACTCAACAAGATGATCAAGGAGGGCAAGGCCGATCTCGAACGCCCCTCCAAGGTCCGTATCTGA
- the fmt gene encoding methionyl-tRNA formyltransferase, with amino-acid sequence MPLRIVFMGTPALAAHILERLAAADASKYRVVGVITRPDQPRGRKLVMEPSEVGSAAASLGIPVLKPTKIRTKEFLAELKSFEPDLIVVAAYGRILPQSILDAPRIMPMNVHASLLPRHRGASPIEGAILAGAKLTGVTIMRVVEKMDAGPTILKRTIPIASDDTQGTLKEKLAELGAVALLDALEQLVNGTLVETPQDESLATFTGIIEKKDAVVDWSRTAPEIERAIRAYDPWPVARTKFNSEKLMIWRARVVDESASDAPGTIVSIKPDVVVQCGRGQLALVEVQAPGRKRIPALDWARGKRLEAGTRFQ; translated from the coding sequence TTGCCGCTGCGCATCGTTTTCATGGGCACGCCCGCGCTCGCGGCCCATATCCTGGAACGCCTCGCGGCGGCCGACGCGTCGAAGTATCGCGTCGTCGGCGTAATCACGCGGCCCGACCAGCCGCGCGGCCGCAAGCTCGTCATGGAGCCGAGTGAAGTGGGATCGGCGGCCGCAAGCCTCGGAATCCCGGTACTCAAGCCGACCAAAATTCGCACGAAGGAATTCCTGGCGGAGCTGAAATCATTCGAGCCGGATCTGATTGTCGTCGCGGCCTACGGTCGGATTCTGCCGCAGTCGATTCTTGACGCGCCGCGGATCATGCCGATGAACGTGCACGCGTCGCTCCTGCCTCGGCATCGCGGCGCCTCACCGATCGAAGGCGCGATCCTCGCGGGCGCCAAGTTGACGGGTGTTACGATCATGCGCGTCGTCGAGAAGATGGATGCGGGTCCGACGATCCTGAAGCGCACGATTCCGATCGCATCTGACGATACGCAAGGCACGCTCAAGGAGAAACTCGCCGAGCTCGGCGCCGTGGCTCTGCTCGACGCGCTCGAGCAGCTCGTCAACGGAACGCTGGTCGAGACGCCGCAGGACGAGTCGCTCGCGACGTTCACCGGCATCATCGAAAAGAAGGACGCAGTGGTCGACTGGAGCCGCACCGCGCCAGAAATCGAACGCGCAATTCGCGCTTACGATCCGTGGCCGGTGGCGCGCACGAAGTTCAATAGCGAGAAATTGATGATCTGGCGCGCTCGCGTCGTTGACGAATCCGCAAGCGACGCACCGGGAACGATCGTAAGCATTAAACCTGACGTCGTCGTGCAATGCGGTCGCGGCCAGCTCGCACTCGTCGAAGTTCAGGCTCCCGGGCGCAAGCGAATTCCCGCGCTCGATTGGGCGCGCGGCAAGCGGCTCGAAGCCGGCACGCGTTTCCAGTGA
- the rsmB gene encoding 16S rRNA (cytosine(967)-C(5))-methyltransferase RsmB, with the protein MSDRQIIVRRRTPRTEGEGLDSRATALDILRRVEEHGAFADLLLGERLPAFAPNDRRLITRLVLGTIAWRGRLDYELAQFTGRPLDGIQPAALAIMRLGLFQLRFLDRVPQHAIVDTAVSLAKRTGDARLAAGFINAVMRRATRETVPLPPREKNEVHHLTVKLSHPRWMVERFIAWFGVEAAERLMAANNEAAPNAIRLNLARSTREDIIARLRAEEFEIGDGGRAPETAILESAARFDSAAYRDGIFHPQSEASQLVVRMLAPSRGAIVADCAAAPGGKSTHLTELVGSNGRVIALDLNLRGLQNARGLAQRLGHRNLDFVRADMSKAAPLRAASLTHVLLDAPCTGFGTLREHPEIRWRLSPDDPARMAALQLRMLSNAAGLVRPSGVIVYSVCSLAPEEGEGVVNAFLSRHPEFEIDRKPPNIGETKDLLDESGTMKTRPDLGGLDGFYAARLVRRAA; encoded by the coding sequence GTGAGCGACCGGCAGATCATAGTCCGCCGGCGCACGCCGCGCACTGAAGGCGAGGGCCTCGATTCGCGCGCCACCGCGCTCGATATTCTGCGCCGTGTCGAGGAGCACGGTGCATTCGCCGATCTGCTGCTCGGCGAACGGCTGCCCGCATTCGCACCCAACGATCGCCGGCTGATCACGCGCCTCGTGCTTGGCACGATCGCATGGCGTGGTCGACTCGACTATGAGCTCGCGCAGTTCACCGGCCGCCCGCTCGATGGGATCCAGCCGGCGGCGCTCGCGATCATGAGACTCGGACTTTTTCAGCTCCGTTTCCTCGATCGAGTGCCGCAACATGCGATTGTCGATACTGCCGTGTCGCTGGCGAAGCGCACCGGCGACGCGCGCCTCGCCGCAGGATTCATCAACGCCGTAATGCGCCGCGCCACGCGCGAAACGGTGCCGCTGCCGCCGCGCGAAAAAAACGAAGTGCATCATCTGACCGTGAAGCTCTCGCATCCACGCTGGATGGTCGAGCGCTTCATCGCATGGTTCGGCGTCGAAGCGGCGGAGCGGTTGATGGCGGCGAACAACGAGGCTGCGCCCAACGCAATCAGGCTGAATCTCGCGCGCAGCACTCGCGAGGACATCATCGCGAGGCTTCGCGCCGAAGAGTTTGAGATCGGCGACGGCGGCCGCGCTCCCGAGACCGCAATTCTCGAGAGTGCGGCGCGCTTCGATTCCGCTGCCTATCGCGACGGCATCTTTCATCCGCAGTCGGAGGCGTCGCAGCTCGTGGTGCGGATGCTCGCACCATCGCGCGGCGCGATCGTCGCGGATTGCGCGGCCGCGCCCGGCGGCAAATCGACTCACCTCACGGAACTCGTCGGCAGTAATGGACGCGTAATCGCGCTCGATTTGAATCTGCGCGGATTGCAGAACGCGCGCGGCCTGGCACAACGCCTCGGTCATCGGAATCTCGATTTTGTTCGCGCCGATATGTCGAAGGCGGCGCCACTGCGTGCGGCAAGCCTCACTCACGTCCTGCTCGACGCGCCGTGCACGGGATTTGGCACACTGCGCGAGCATCCGGAGATTCGATGGCGTCTGAGTCCCGACGATCCAGCGCGGATGGCGGCGCTTCAATTGCGGATGCTGTCGAATGCGGCGGGATTGGTTCGTCCGAGCGGCGTAATTGTGTACTCAGTGTGTAGCCTCGCGCCGGAAGAAGGCGAAGGCGTCGTAAACGCGTTTCTAAGTCGCCACCCGGAGTTCGAGATCGATCGCAAGCCGCCGAACATCGGCGAGACCAAAGATTTGCTCGACGAATCAGGCACGATGAAAACCCGTCCCGACTTGGGCGGCCTGGATGGCTTCTATGCGGCGCGACTCGTGCGGCGCGCGGCTTAG
- a CDS encoding efflux RND transporter periplasmic adaptor subunit, whose translation MASMEEEDPRNVKLTKPGKFFVAGWIVAVAMVVVATAGLVLARDLWIGRQTSELQQEADRGPHVLVAAIGHSVDRRQISLPATIRGFNETQIYAKIPGYLKKIFVDKGDRIREGEVIALIDSPELDQQVANALATLKLAQVTDRRNQLLVQQGVVSQQSADETHQTMLADKAAYQQLVSEQDYKVIKAPFDGIVTEREIDPGHLIPQSTSGAAATGAAVVSVATLKPLRIFAYVPQNVAPFIQNGDQAAITVTEYPGRKYTGTVTRHPEALSPNTRTMLVEVDLPNQDVSLLPGMYATAGFTVNVTGGTPMVPDDALVFRDGKVYVPVVAQNHLHLVEVALGYDNGEQVEITNGLSGNDTVALNVGQAARDGEPVQPVQQDSH comes from the coding sequence ATGGCATCGATGGAAGAAGAAGATCCGCGCAATGTGAAGCTCACGAAGCCCGGCAAGTTTTTCGTGGCCGGGTGGATCGTGGCGGTGGCGATGGTGGTGGTGGCGACGGCGGGCCTCGTGCTCGCGCGCGATCTCTGGATTGGGCGGCAGACTTCCGAGCTCCAGCAGGAGGCTGACCGCGGTCCGCACGTGCTCGTCGCCGCAATCGGTCATAGCGTCGATCGCCGTCAGATTTCGCTACCCGCGACAATCCGCGGCTTCAACGAGACGCAGATCTACGCGAAAATTCCCGGTTACCTCAAGAAGATCTTCGTCGATAAAGGCGATCGCATTCGCGAGGGCGAGGTGATCGCGCTCATCGACTCGCCCGAGCTCGATCAACAGGTTGCTAACGCGCTGGCTACTTTGAAGCTTGCGCAGGTCACCGACCGCCGCAATCAGCTCCTCGTGCAGCAGGGCGTCGTATCGCAGCAGTCGGCCGACGAGACGCATCAGACGATGCTCGCCGACAAGGCTGCTTACCAGCAACTCGTCTCGGAGCAGGACTACAAGGTCATCAAGGCGCCGTTCGATGGAATCGTGACCGAGCGCGAAATCGATCCCGGTCACTTGATTCCGCAGTCGACGTCGGGCGCCGCCGCGACTGGGGCCGCAGTGGTATCGGTCGCGACGCTGAAGCCGCTTCGGATCTTTGCTTATGTGCCGCAGAACGTCGCGCCATTCATCCAGAACGGCGACCAGGCGGCGATCACGGTCACTGAGTATCCGGGCCGCAAGTACACCGGCACCGTGACGCGGCATCCCGAGGCGCTCTCGCCCAACACGCGCACGATGCTGGTCGAGGTCGATTTACCCAACCAGGATGTGTCTTTGCTGCCCGGAATGTACGCGACCGCCGGCTTTACGGTGAACGTCACGGGAGGCACGCCGATGGTTCCCGATGACGCGCTGGTCTTTCGCGACGGCAAAGTCTACGTGCCGGTCGTGGCGCAGAACCATCTGCATCTGGTGGAGGTCGCGCTCGGCTACGACAACGGCGAGCAAGTCGAGATCACAAACGGACTCAGCGGCAACGATACCGTTGCGCTCAACGTCGGGCAGGCCGCCCGCGACGGCGAGCCTGTCCAGCCAGTGCAGCAGGACAGTCACTAA